The following proteins are co-located in the Streptosporangium brasiliense genome:
- a CDS encoding arylamine N-acetyltransferase family protein — MDGYLKRIGAARPAAPDARSLRELQLRHLLTVPFENLSVHLGEPVVLDERELVEKVVGRHRGGFCYEVNGAFAALLRSLGYQVTLLSARPVGDDSLGPPFDHLALRVDAPDPWLVDVGFGTFSHHPLRLDLRADQADPGGTFRVAEARDGDLDVFKNGSLEYRLEQRPRALADFEPACWWHQTSPKSHFTRSLVCSLLTETGRVTLSDRLLIETSADGRRERRLTTDAETFAAYRDLFGIELTRLPTAPRRSDG; from the coding sequence ATGGACGGATATCTCAAGCGGATCGGCGCCGCCCGCCCCGCGGCCCCGGACGCGCGGTCACTGCGCGAGCTGCAACTGCGCCACCTGCTGACGGTCCCGTTCGAGAACCTGAGCGTTCACCTCGGCGAACCCGTCGTGCTCGACGAGCGGGAACTGGTCGAGAAGGTCGTCGGCAGGCACCGGGGCGGCTTCTGCTACGAGGTCAACGGGGCCTTCGCCGCGCTGCTGCGCTCGCTGGGCTACCAGGTGACCCTGCTGTCGGCCCGGCCGGTCGGCGACGACTCCCTCGGGCCGCCCTTCGACCACCTCGCGCTGCGGGTCGACGCCCCCGACCCGTGGCTCGTCGACGTCGGCTTCGGCACGTTCAGCCACCACCCGCTCCGCCTCGACCTGCGCGCCGACCAGGCCGACCCCGGCGGCACCTTCCGCGTCGCCGAGGCCCGCGACGGCGACCTCGACGTGTTCAAGAACGGCTCGCTGGAATACCGCCTCGAACAGCGGCCGCGTGCCCTGGCCGACTTCGAGCCGGCCTGCTGGTGGCACCAGACCTCGCCCAAGTCGCACTTCACCCGGTCGCTCGTCTGCTCGCTGCTCACCGAGACGGGCCGCGTCACGCTGAGCGACAGGCTGCTCATCGAGACCTCGGCGGACGGACGCCGGGAACGGCGCCTGACCACCGACGCCGAGACGTTCGCCGCCTACCGCGACCTTTTCGGCATCGAGCTGACCCGGCTGCCTACGGCACCTCGACGATCAGACGGATGA
- a CDS encoding helix-turn-helix transcriptional regulator: protein MYREWAPDPAIAGRVTCLWTSTADSATTSLVVPDGCVDLIWGPDGPQVAGPDTGPKPVRMSPGDRYVGIRFRPGAVGEVFGVPVEALRDLRVPLAELGVLPELTVETMQEALTVQLRTAPGPDPAAPAIAAALRTGRSVAEVARDLGLGERQLHRRSLRAFGYGPKTLQRIVRFQRALRLARRGTALAEVAVASGYADQAHLANEVRRLAGVPLGRLLNRQ, encoded by the coding sequence ATGTACCGCGAGTGGGCCCCGGATCCGGCGATCGCCGGGCGAGTGACCTGCCTCTGGACGTCGACGGCGGACTCTGCGACGACGAGCCTGGTGGTCCCCGACGGCTGCGTCGATCTCATCTGGGGGCCGGACGGCCCACAGGTCGCCGGCCCAGACACCGGGCCGAAGCCCGTCCGGATGTCCCCCGGCGACCGCTACGTCGGGATCCGGTTCCGGCCCGGCGCGGTGGGCGAGGTGTTCGGCGTGCCGGTCGAGGCCCTGCGTGACCTGCGGGTGCCGCTGGCCGAGCTGGGCGTGCTGCCGGAGCTGACGGTCGAGACCATGCAGGAGGCCCTGACCGTGCAGCTGCGCACGGCGCCCGGACCCGACCCCGCCGCGCCGGCGATCGCGGCGGCGCTGCGGACCGGGCGGAGCGTCGCGGAGGTGGCCCGGGACCTCGGGCTCGGCGAGCGGCAGCTCCACCGCAGATCGCTGCGGGCCTTCGGGTACGGCCCCAAGACGCTCCAGCGGATCGTCAGGTTCCAGCGGGCGCTGCGGCTGGCCCGGCGCGGGACGGCGCTGGCCGAGGTGGCCGTGGCCAGCGGATACGCCGACCAGGCGCACCTGGCCAACGAGGTCAGGCGGCTGGCCGGGGTCCCGCTGGGACGGCTTCTGAACCGGCAGTAG
- a CDS encoding YciI family protein — MTMRYILLLKTEENSALGAPPKELMDAIAKHGEEMTKAGVLLDTGGLAPSATGARIRLSGGKVTTTDGPFTETKELIASYALVQVKSKEEAVELAARFLRLHQEHWAGWEGESEVRKLLGPEDFALGFGQD; from the coding sequence ATGACGATGCGATACATCCTGCTGCTCAAGACCGAGGAGAACTCCGCGCTGGGCGCTCCCCCCAAGGAGCTCATGGACGCCATCGCCAAGCACGGCGAGGAGATGACCAAGGCCGGCGTGCTGCTCGACACCGGCGGGCTCGCCCCGAGCGCGACGGGCGCGCGGATCCGGCTCTCCGGAGGGAAGGTGACCACGACCGACGGCCCCTTCACCGAGACCAAGGAGCTGATCGCCAGCTACGCGCTGGTGCAGGTGAAGTCCAAGGAGGAGGCGGTCGAGCTCGCGGCGCGCTTCCTCCGGCTCCACCAGGAGCACTGGGCGGGCTGGGAGGGCGAGTCCGAGGTCCGCAAGCTGCTCGGCCCGGAGGACTTCGCCCTCGGCTTCGGTCAGGACTGA
- a CDS encoding RNA polymerase sigma factor: MTASETDRAIDAVWRIESARLIAGLARIVRDVGTAEDLAQDALVAALEQWPREGIPGNPGAWLMAVAKRRAIDLLRRRQRLERKVEELGHELEIDGEGAAAGVEAAFDDDIEDDLLRLVFTACHPVLSAQARVALTLRMLGGLKTEEIARAFLVPESTVAQRVVRAKRTLAEARVPFEVPQGADRADRLSSVLEVIYLVFNEGYSATAGDDWMRPALCEDALRLGRVLAELMPEEPEVHGLVALMEIQASRSAARTGPSGEPVLLLDQDRARWDRLLIRRGLAALQRAEALGGDLGPYGLQAAIAACHARAHTPEETDWMRIAALYEALAGLVPSAVVELNRAVALSMAFGPATGLRLVDELAAEPSLKDYHLLPSVRGDLLAKLGRLDEAHAEFERAASLTRNGRERTLLLDRAAACAPAAGPGPLPDPRP; the protein is encoded by the coding sequence GTGACGGCTTCCGAGACAGACCGTGCGATCGACGCGGTCTGGAGGATCGAATCGGCGCGGCTCATCGCCGGTCTCGCGCGGATCGTGCGTGACGTCGGCACCGCAGAGGACCTCGCCCAGGACGCGCTGGTCGCCGCCCTCGAACAGTGGCCGCGGGAGGGCATCCCGGGTAATCCGGGCGCCTGGCTCATGGCCGTCGCGAAACGCCGCGCGATCGACCTCCTGCGCAGGCGGCAGCGGCTCGAACGCAAGGTCGAAGAGCTCGGCCACGAGCTTGAGATCGACGGGGAGGGGGCCGCGGCCGGCGTCGAGGCGGCCTTCGACGACGACATCGAGGACGACCTCCTGCGCCTGGTGTTCACCGCCTGCCACCCCGTCCTGTCCGCCCAGGCCCGCGTCGCGCTCACCCTCCGCATGCTCGGCGGCCTGAAGACCGAGGAGATCGCACGGGCGTTCCTCGTCCCCGAGTCGACCGTCGCCCAGCGAGTCGTCCGCGCCAAGCGGACCCTGGCCGAGGCGCGCGTCCCCTTCGAGGTCCCGCAGGGGGCCGACCGCGCCGACCGGCTGTCGTCCGTGCTGGAGGTCATCTACCTGGTGTTCAACGAGGGCTACTCGGCGACCGCCGGTGACGACTGGATGCGGCCGGCGCTCTGCGAGGACGCCCTCCGCCTCGGCCGTGTCCTGGCCGAGCTCATGCCGGAGGAGCCGGAGGTCCACGGCCTCGTCGCGCTGATGGAGATCCAGGCGTCGCGCTCGGCCGCCCGGACCGGCCCGTCCGGGGAACCCGTCCTCCTGCTCGACCAGGACCGCGCACGCTGGGACCGGCTCCTCATCCGCCGCGGTCTGGCGGCGCTCCAGCGGGCCGAGGCGCTCGGCGGCGACCTCGGCCCCTACGGCCTGCAGGCCGCGATCGCCGCCTGCCACGCCCGGGCGCACACCCCGGAGGAGACCGACTGGATGCGCATCGCGGCGCTGTACGAGGCGCTCGCCGGGCTCGTCCCCTCCGCCGTCGTGGAGCTGAACCGCGCGGTGGCGCTCTCCATGGCCTTCGGCCCGGCCACCGGCCTGCGGCTCGTCGACGAGCTGGCCGCCGAGCCGTCGCTCAAGGACTACCACCTCCTGCCGAGCGTGCGCGGCGACCTCCTGGCCAAGCTCGGCCGCCTCGACGAGGCGCACGCGGAGTTCGAGCGCGCGGCCTCACTCACCCGGAACGGACGTGAGCGCACGCTGCTGCTCGACCGCGCCGCCGCGTGCGCGCCGGCGGCGGGGCCGGGACCGCTACCGGACCCCCGGCCGTAG